The genome window GCCGCTCCAGGGTTTTCACGTCGTCGAAGACGTTGCGGTACTGCCGGTGAAGCTTCTTTGCCAGGGCGTTGATGCTGACATGCCCCATCGCGTGCAGTGTGTTGAGGGGTTTTCTCATTCGCCAGTTGATTGGTTCTCTTGCCGAAATGCGCTCAAAACCTGCTCGACATGGGCCACAAGACCGGCAACCTTTTCAAGCACTTCATCCCGTTCAGGAAAACCACAATCGTCTCCTGCATCGTCATATCTGAAATGAACGGCAAATATGGTCAAGTCAGGAAGATCAGAAAAATCGGTGCAATCTGCTGCAAGGTCTTTCAAGATATCCAGTAGCAAACCGAGATCATGAGTAATGCCGTAACTTGCTCCCAGGACGGAAATCCAGGCTTTCAGCGCTTTTTCGGCTGCTTACTGGGCATGAAAGCCAAAGATTTCATAGGCAAAGATTTCCGCGTCCAGCATTCCGCCAAGCGCCTTCAAGTCACGACGGGCAATGGCAAGCATCTGCCGCGCATGGTCAAGGTCGGACATACAAATCCCTCCCTTCCCGCAATGCATGGGCCACCACATGGTTCAGGGAATTGCGCCAGCGTTCAATCTCATCAATCGAGTAGACCAGAATGTCCTTGGCAACGCCGAAACCGGCAAGCGCCCTGTTGATACGGCCTGTCTCGCGGAAACGGCTTCTCCCTTCTCCAAACGGAGCATCTTCGATAACCAGCAGATCGACATCTGAACCTTCGTGAGCTTGACCACGGGCTATTGAGCCAAAAAGAATAATCCGCACGGGATTGACCTCCTTGACAATACATTCGGTCATCTGGTTGATAATGCTGTCGCTAATGGTAACCATAGTAACCTCGCAATTTTCCGGGACATTCCCGTAAGCCAGGGCATTTTGCAAATATTATTACCGAGTGTCAATTACATTCCAGCAGCTCCCAAAGGAATTATGCAGAGAGCAACGCTGAGCAACAAAAGAAAAGGCCACTTTCCCTATGAAAAGTGACCTTTTGAAAAATGGCGTCCCCGAGACGATTCGAACGTCCGACCCTCTCCTTAGGAGGGAGATGCTCTATCCTGCTGAGCTACGGGGACGTGAGGCTGTTATAACGCACTAGGCGTGTGAATGCAAGACCTGCGTAGCAAGGTCGCACATCTTGCCCTGACGGTTCAGAACTGCAACAGGGAAAAGACCTTCCCTTCAGGGAGCTTCTTCCTGCCATGGAGGAATTCCAGCTCAGCCATGAAGCAGCATTCCACCAGTTCCCCACCCAGGCTGCTCACCATGTCCACCACGGCGCCCATGGTGCCGCCGGTTGCCAGGAGGTCATCGGCAATGAGGATCCGCTCGCCGCGCGTAATGGCGTCGGTGTGGATCTCCAGGGTATCGGTGCCATATTCCAGGTCGTAACTCTTCTTGAAGGTTTCCGAGGGGAGCTTGCCCGGCTTGCGGACCAGCACGATGCCGGCACCGAGCTTATAGGCCAGGGCAGCACCGATCAGGAATCCACGGGCCTCGACACCGACTACCTTGTCGATCCGCTGGCCGATATAGCGGTGTGCCAGCAGGTCGATCATCCGCTGGTACGATTTGGCATCAGCCAAAAGGGTCGTGATGTCCTTGAAAATAATCCCCTTTTTAGGGAAATCAGGGATATCCCTGATGATGTTCTTCAATTCATCCATTGCAGACGCTCCTTGGGACATGGGTAGATTACGGTAATTTGAGCTCAGTCGCCTCAGCCAGCTTGCGCAGCTTTTCCAAGGACTTTGCCTCGATCTGGCGGATACGCTCGCGGGTTACCCCGACACTGCGACCGATGGTGTCGAGGGTCTCGGGCTCTTTGTCGTCCAGCCCGAAACGTTTTGTCAGTATGCTCTTTTCGTTCTCGGAGAGGGTCTCGAACCACTCCAGAACCAGGTGATGCTTGTTCTGGTCCTCCAGGAGGGTCGCCGGCGACACGGTCGAGGTGTCCTCGATGGTGTCGATGAGGAAATAGTCGTTATTCTCCCCCATCGGCCGCTCGATGGAATAGGTCTTTTTCAAAAGGACCATCAGTCTCCGGACATAGGCGGAGTTTACCTCCATGGCCGCAGCCACTTCCTTTACCGACGGCTCACGGTTCATCTTCTGCATCAGTTCGCGGGTGAGTCGAAGCATCTTGTTGATGTCGTCGGAAACGTGAACCGGCAGCCTGATGGTGCGCGACTGGTTGACCAGGGCCCGCTCGATCGATTGCCTGATCCACCAGGTGGCATAGGTGGAAAAACGGCACTCCTTGGACAGCTTGAACCGCTCGACGGCCTTGATGAGCCCCATGTTTCCTTCCTCGATCAGATCGAGAAAGGGAAGTCCGCGATTGATATACCGTTTGGCGATCTTGACTACCAGCCGCAGGTTCGATTCGATCATCCGGTCACGGGCAGCCTTGTCCCCCCGCGAGATCCGTGCGGCAAGCTCTTTCTCTTCGTCGGCAGTAAGCAGCTTCGTTTTCTGGATCTCCCGGAGGTACAGCTTGATGGCATCGTCAAAATGCTCAACTTCCGGGACCTTGATCTCCTCTTCTTCTGCTTCTTCAGCTTCTTCTTCAGCCTCGAACTCTAGAGAGTCCGGCTCAGCATCAAGGAAGATCTCGGAGGGGCCGCTCGGCTCCTCCTCGAAATCCTTGATCAGATCATCACTCGCCATGGCACATTCTCCTGTGGTGCAGAATCAATCGTCAATGCTCCAGCCGGACTTCCCGACCAGTTTTACGAATCGGCACCCCACAGACTGTTCTGTAATAAAACTATCGACTGTTCTGGTCACCCGTAACAGCACTTGTTCATATTGGTTCCCTACCGGTATCACCAGACGGCCTCCGATGGCAAGCTGTTTCAGCAGGGACTGCGGTATTTCCGGAGCGCCGGCGGTGACCATGATGGCGTCAAAAGGGGCCTCTTCCTCCCATCCTTCGCTGCCATCGCCGATCTTCAGGCTTATGTTGAGCAGGCCAAGACTGTCGAGCACCTTGCGGGCACGCATGGCAAGGCTGCGAAAACGTTCCACCGTGTAGACGCGGTTGGCGAGCGTCGCAAGAATGGCAGCCTGATAGCCCGAACCGGTGCCGATTTCGAGAACCCTTTCCGACCCCGTGAGTTCCATGAGTTCGGTCATCAGAGCAACCATATACGGTTGGGAAATGGTCTGCTTATCGCCGATTGGCAAGGGGGAATCGCTGTAGGCCTGGGCAGCCATGGCCTCTTCGACAAAGAGGTGCCGGGGAACCTTCAGCATTGCGTCTATCACCCGTTTATCCTTGACCCCCCGGGCAACGAGTTGTGAGTCGACCATCCTCTTTCTGGCAATTTCAAAATTCATCGGTTCGTCGGCTCCAATCGGGGGAAATATATAGCAGAAGCAGGGTAAAAAGTCCAGCATCCCACACAGAAGCGGTTGGAACGACATGCCTCTATCTGATTGATGATTTTGGTTGTCTTCAGCTCAGGTCCCACTTGGCCAGTGCCGACATGGAGGCATAGTTGGTCAGGTCAAGATGGAGAGGAGTGATGGAGACATGCCCGCGGGAGACGGCATGATAATCGCTGCCGGGGAGATCGTGGAATTTCAGATCCGCTGTGCCGATCCAGTAATAATTCCGCCCCCGGGGATCGACCTTGTCGACGATCATTCCGTCATAGCGACGCTTTCCCTGGCTGGTGATGAGCGGCGGCTGCACGGCGTCGGGAGTCAAGTCCGGGATATTGATATT of Geobacter sp. contains these proteins:
- a CDS encoding nucleotidyltransferase domain-containing protein, encoding MVTISDSIINQMTECIVKEVNPVRIILFGSIARGQAHEGSDVDLLVIEDAPFGEGRSRFRETGRINRALAGFGVAKDILVYSIDEIERWRNSLNHVVAHALREGRDLYVRP
- a CDS encoding protein-L-isoaspartate(D-aspartate) O-methyltransferase; its protein translation is MNFEIARKRMVDSQLVARGVKDKRVIDAMLKVPRHLFVEEAMAAQAYSDSPLPIGDKQTISQPYMVALMTELMELTGSERVLEIGTGSGYQAAILATLANRVYTVERFRSLAMRARKVLDSLGLLNISLKIGDGSEGWEEEAPFDAIMVTAGAPEIPQSLLKQLAIGGRLVIPVGNQYEQVLLRVTRTVDSFITEQSVGCRFVKLVGKSGWSIDD
- a CDS encoding adenine phosphoribosyltransferase produces the protein MDELKNIIRDIPDFPKKGIIFKDITTLLADAKSYQRMIDLLAHRYIGQRIDKVVGVEARGFLIGAALAYKLGAGIVLVRKPGKLPSETFKKSYDLEYGTDTLEIHTDAITRGERILIADDLLATGGTMGAVVDMVSSLGGELVECCFMAELEFLHGRKKLPEGKVFSLLQF
- a CDS encoding sigma-70 family RNA polymerase sigma factor; this translates as MASDDLIKDFEEEPSGPSEIFLDAEPDSLEFEAEEEAEEAEEEEIKVPEVEHFDDAIKLYLREIQKTKLLTADEEKELAARISRGDKAARDRMIESNLRLVVKIAKRYINRGLPFLDLIEEGNMGLIKAVERFKLSKECRFSTYATWWIRQSIERALVNQSRTIRLPVHVSDDINKMLRLTRELMQKMNREPSVKEVAAAMEVNSAYVRRLMVLLKKTYSIERPMGENNDYFLIDTIEDTSTVSPATLLEDQNKHHLVLEWFETLSENEKSILTKRFGLDDKEPETLDTIGRSVGVTRERIRQIEAKSLEKLRKLAEATELKLP